In one Gossypium hirsutum isolate 1008001.06 chromosome D09, Gossypium_hirsutum_v2.1, whole genome shotgun sequence genomic region, the following are encoded:
- the LOC107892388 gene encoding zinc-finger homeodomain protein 9, translating to MEIAPTSTPPLSTTTPKSPDPETETPVRIQPAKPKSFTNGVLKRHQPHHHYLHHAPPIVVTYKECLKNHAATLGGHALDGCGEFMPSPSATPSDPTSLKCAACGCHRNFHRRESDDPPPTTTATATIEYQPHHRHHPPPPASQAPHRSPNSASPPPISSSYYPSAPHMLLALSGGLAGALDNNHHQNNSHLQGLGTLTPNTTNLGSHSKKRFRTKFTQFQKDKMLEFAEKVGWKIQKRDEEAIQEFCSEVGVDRGVLKVWMHNNKNTFGKKDQAINGGETGNNNNIENELSHEDHHHHNNNNGQNLNHHFETDSVVHVGTNGSSSS from the coding sequence ATGGAAATAGCCCCTACAAGCACCCCTCCACTAAGCACCACAACACCCAAATCACCCGACCCAGAGACCGAAACACCAGTTCGGATCCAACCGGCCAAGCCCAAATCTTTTACTAACGGTGTTCTCAAGCGCCACCAACCTCACCACCACTACCTCCACCATGCGCCGCCCATAGTGGTGACCTACAAGGAATGCCTCAAGAACCATGCAGCCACTTTGGGTGGACATGCTTTAGACGGCTGTGGTGAATTCATGCCTTCCCCATCAGCCACCCCATCCGACCCAACCTCCCTCAAGTGTGCAGCTTGTGGTTGCCACCGCAACTTCCACCGCCGAGAATCAGATGACCCACCACCCACAACAACAGCCACCGCTACTATAGAATATCAGCCTCACCACCGTCACCATCCACCGCCTCCAGCAAGTCAAGCACCACATCGTAGTCCAAACTCAGCTTCCCCACCACCGATCTCATCATCTTACTACCCTTCAGCTCCTCACATGCTTTTAGCCCTTTCAGGTGGTTTAGCTGGTGCATTAGACAACAACCACCATCAAAATAACTCTCATTTACAAGGCTTAGGAACCCTTACCCCAAACACCACAAATCTGGGTTCCCACTCAAAGAAAAGATTCAGAACAAAGTTCACTCAGTTTCAGAAAGATAAGATGTTGGAATTCGCTGAGAAAGTTGGGTGGAAGATTCAGAAAAGAGATGAAGAAGCTATCCAAGAGTTTTGCAGTGAAGTTGGGGTTGATAGAGGGGTTTTAAAAGTTTGGATGCATAACAATAAGAACACTTTTGGGAAGAAAGATCAAGCCATTAATGGAGGAGAAACTGGGAATAACAACAATATTGAGAATGAACTCAGCCATGAAGACCACCATCACCACAACAACAACAATGGTCAGAATCTCAACCATCACTTTGAAACTGATAGTGTTGTTCATGTTGGAACTAATGGCTCTTCTTCCTCTTAA